GTAAAAGTCAAGAATTTGCAACCGTTTATGAAAGAAGGAGTGCGTGAAATTGCAAAAAATTATTTGTGGATGTTGCACAAGCGACAAAGGAGTTTATTAGAGGATTTATAGAAATTCGTTTCTGAGCGATCCGATTTTATGAAATTTGAGAAAATAAACCCGTTTCGGTTGACTTCGACAGTAGGAATATTGTATAATTTACTGTGTATCCCGTATTCACGGGAGCTTTTACGAGGCGTATTTACTGCGTGCTGAACAACATTAACGAAAGATCCGAGGAAGATATATGTCCGTAAAAAAGAAAACAGGTATAATACTGCTCACCGCAGCCGCAATGGTGATTTCCGGCGGATGCGGCAAAGCGTTGGTATTTGATAACGAACCGCAGGATACGACCGGCGGAAATATAATAAGCGGTATTCCGTTGACGGAAAGCAAGGTAAAGCCCGCACTCAGCATACCCGAACAGACAGGCTCGCATACTACGACCGCAACTACAAAAAAGAAAACAGAAACCTCACCGAAGGAAAATTCATCCGCCGATGAGCCGTCTGTCGATACGTCTTATGACGAACCGTCCGTTCCCGATGAGGAGATCCCGCCTGTGGAAACTGTGACATCGGCTGCTACAGCAAAAAAAGATGTGACTGTAACATCAAAAAAGAACGATAATGTTCCTGCCGCCACCGATAATCTGCCTGTAAACAGCTATACGGCACTGAATTATAACGAGGTGAAGGGCGTATGGATATGGTATTCCGAATTGTACCCGATTCTTACCGGAAAAAGCGAGTCACAGCTCAGAAGCGGTATAGGCGATTATTACGATAATTGTCTTTCACTGGGCATCAATACGGTCTATGTTCATGTCCGTCCCTTCGGTGATGCAATATATAAATCCGACTATTTTCCGTGGTCAAAGTACTGCACGGGATATATCGGAAAAGATCCAGGCTATGATCCGCTCAAGGTCATGATAGACGAGGCACACGCAAGAGGTATTTCTTTTCAGGCGTGGGTCAATCCTTTACGCTGTTATTACGAAGATGACGCACCTGATGTAAGCACAGCGTATAAAACGGGTCAGTGGTATGACACGAAGGACGGCGACTATATAGTCAAGGTCAAATCTTACTGGTGGCTCAATCCCGCTTATAAGGAGGTTACAGACCTTATCGCAAACGGAGCGGCGGAGCTTGTTTCAAAATATGATGTAGACGGCGTACATATAGACGATTATTTCTATCCCACAACGGAAGCGTATTTTGACAGCATTGCGTTCAATGCTTCATCATATAGCAGTCTGTCACAGTTCAGGCTGGATAATTGCAGCCGTATGGTAGCGGATATGTATAAGGCTGTGAAGTCGCACAATCCTACCGCATTGTTCGGGGTCAGCGCACAGGGCAATGTTACAAACAATGAAACACAGCTTTATGCAGATGTTGAAAAATGGTCAAAAGAGGATGGCTATGTCGATTATATGGCACCTCAGATATATTACGGTTTTGATAACGGCGGTCAGCCGTTTGAACAGGTGGTCGAGCGGTGGGATAAAATGCTCGCCGGTACCGGAAAATCGCTTATACCCGGTCTTGCGGTGTACAAGATAGGCACTGAGGACGAATGGGCAGGAAGCGGAAGGTATGAATGGCAAAATGATAAAGAAATAATAAAAAGGCAGATTGTAAAATCGCAGAAAACGTCGAATTACGGCGGCGTTATTCTTTACAGCTATCAGTTCATTTTTGAGCCTGACAGCAATGTTAAAACAGCTGTTAATAAGGAAATAGCGGCATTCAAGCCGCTTCTTACGCAGTAAGTGCCGTAATAATCGGAAGGAAGAGCAGAAGATGAGAAATAAATTTATCAGAATAATGGCAGGAGTGCTGTCGGCTTTTATGCTTTTGTCACAGCTGACTGCCGTTGCTGAGGAAAAAACAAATGAAAACACATCCGCATCGGCAGAATCAGCCGAGCAGTCAAAACAGACAACTCCGCAGATAGCCGAGCCTAAGCTGACTTTATCGAACGAGCTTAAAGCAACGGTGATAAATTTAGGGGATTTTGCGGCTGAAAAGTTCGGTGAGAATTTTTCGAAAAAGCTGGATACCCTCATTGCTTACGGTATGAACGGAGTGTACATCAATCCTTACGGAAAAGACGGTACATATTATACCACAAACATGAACAAGAGCGGCGACAGGCTTGAAAAGGCTCTTGAGGCGGCTACTAAAAAAGGAATGCAGAGATATGTCTATTTCGACATTAACAAAACAATGGCGGCTTGCCCCGATGGCGAGGACTGCTACGATTATCTTGTGAGCGAGGCTCATAAATTTGCGCTCAAATACAGATGCAACGGCATAATACTTACTGGATTTTACGGTACGAACAATAACAGCGCTTATGAAGAATATATGAAGAACGGCTCGGGCATAGGCTATAAGAACTGGCTTTATGATACGGTTGAATATAAGTTCTCAACCGTGAGCGGTGTTATTCGTCTGTCGGACAATTCCATAGCGGTCGGCATTGACGCAAAGGATGTCTGGGCAAACGCTTCGAAGAATAAAAAGGGCAGTGATACATCCGCAAAGTATACAGCTTTCTATAACGGCTATGCCGATACCAAGTCTTTTGTAGAAAAGGGTCTTACGGATTTTATTGTAGTCAATGCGTCCGGTTCGCTTGACAATGAAACTGTCGGATTTGAGAACGTTTGTTCATGGTGGAGCAATGTTGCTAAATCTGCGAAGATACCGTTCTACATTGTTCATCATAACGAGAAAATAGGAACGGATGAAGACGGCTGGGGTGTTGAGGATCAGCTTCTCAAACAGCTTGCAAAAGCCGATGAGCTTGATAATTATTCGGGAAGCGTGTTCTATTCGGAGAAATCGCTTGAGGAAAACCCGATGGGAACAACAGATACCCTCACGAAGTATTTCAACGAGCAGATAAATGTTGACAGCCTTTTTGAAGACCTTGAAATGACATCGCCGTATTACACGAATTATTCGACGGATGATACATCGGTAGCGTTTATGGGTACGTTTGACGAGAATTTTGACGTATATTTTGACGGTGAAAAATTATCGCTTAACGAGGCGGGAAACTTCTACTTTGAAAAACAGCTTGAAGTCGGAATGAACACTTTCGTTATAACACACAAAGGCAAAACCATATATTATAACATCGAACGTACAATCAACGTTCTTAAATCTATAGGAAGCTCCGTAGCGGAGGGCAAGACGCTTAAGGTCGACGGAGGAATGGCGGTATCCGTGCTTGCGGTCGCCTATAAAGGCTCTTATGCTACAGCTACGCTCGGCGGCACTACGATTGAGCTTACCGAAAACGCAAAATCGGATGTTGTTGACATTAACTCATCGTATGCGGCATTTACAGGAAAAATTGTCGTTCCCGAGGGCATAGTCGATGAGGAACAGTATCTCGGAAATGTTGAAATTTCCGCTTCATATGCAGGATATTCAAGAACATATATAGGTGCCGAGGTCATTGTAAACGCAGTAAAGCTGCCCGATAAGAATATAGAGATAATCGACAAGATCCCGACAGATCAAAGCTCTTTCGGTACGGGAGAGATAGTCGGACGACTGTCTGCCGCCGTTTCGGAGGATACAAGCGTTACTTATGTAAAGCTGAACAAGAACTTTGCTTATATCTATGACGGCACAAATACCGATTCTGTCAATCCTCCGAATGTGGGTCAGCTTCCCGAAGGCACGCTCGATTATTATAAGAGCGAATGGGACGAATATTATGTCACAACATCGGGCAAGCGATTCCTTAAGGAAGATGCCGACCTTACAAGCGGTGTCGGAATGGGTGAAAATCCTCTTGTTGTCAATGCAATAGGAAATATGGGCGGAGATTCGTTCATACAGATGGCGCTGGAGGATCGCTCGTCATTTACCGTTACGCCTATCGGAAACGACTATTATTCCGGTTATGACGGCGAGTTCAACCTTGATGATTTCACGGCTACTCATATCAACATCACGTTTGATAATATAACCTCGGTTACTGCACTTCCCGATTTTGACAACTGTACAGTGTTCAGTGCGGGTGAGTGGCAGCAGGTAGACGTTGACGGCGTTATGAAGTTCCGGCTCGTGCTTAAATTAAGACAGCCGGGAGTTTATGCTGGAAACAGCGCCACATACGACAGCGAAGGCAATCTGCTGTTCAAGTTCGAGATACTTACAAACGACATCAGTAATATGACTATAGTAATAGATCCCGGTCACGGTGTGACTGAGTACGGCTATGACGATCCCGGTGCGATAGGACATATTGAAGAAGCAGGCGCAAACCTTGCGGTAGCAAAGCTGGTTGAATCAAAGCTCAAGGCTCTCGGCGTAAACGTTGTAAGGCTCAAGACCGAAAGCGAATTCTACGACACAAAACGCAGACCTTATTATGCCCGTGATTACGGCTGTGATTTATACATAGCCATTCATTCAAACAAGGCCGGTTCGGAAAGTCCGAGAGGAACAGAGTGCTATTATTACACATCGTACTCTCAGCCGCTCGCCGAGTCGCTCACAAGGCACGTTTCGTCATATTTCAGCAATAATGTTTATTCGGACGGAGCAAACTGCAACAGAGGAGCGCAGTACAGCTATATGTGGACAACAAAACAGCAGG
This window of the [Eubacterium] siraeum genome carries:
- a CDS encoding family 10 glycosylhydrolase, producing the protein MSVKKKTGIILLTAAAMVISGGCGKALVFDNEPQDTTGGNIISGIPLTESKVKPALSIPEQTGSHTTTATTKKKTETSPKENSSADEPSVDTSYDEPSVPDEEIPPVETVTSAATAKKDVTVTSKKNDNVPAATDNLPVNSYTALNYNEVKGVWIWYSELYPILTGKSESQLRSGIGDYYDNCLSLGINTVYVHVRPFGDAIYKSDYFPWSKYCTGYIGKDPGYDPLKVMIDEAHARGISFQAWVNPLRCYYEDDAPDVSTAYKTGQWYDTKDGDYIVKVKSYWWLNPAYKEVTDLIANGAAELVSKYDVDGVHIDDYFYPTTEAYFDSIAFNASSYSSLSQFRLDNCSRMVADMYKAVKSHNPTALFGVSAQGNVTNNETQLYADVEKWSKEDGYVDYMAPQIYYGFDNGGQPFEQVVERWDKMLAGTGKSLIPGLAVYKIGTEDEWAGSGRYEWQNDKEIIKRQIVKSQKTSNYGGVILYSYQFIFEPDSNVKTAVNKEIAAFKPLLTQ
- a CDS encoding N-acetylmuramoyl-L-alanine amidase, whose amino-acid sequence is MRNKFIRIMAGVLSAFMLLSQLTAVAEEKTNENTSASAESAEQSKQTTPQIAEPKLTLSNELKATVINLGDFAAEKFGENFSKKLDTLIAYGMNGVYINPYGKDGTYYTTNMNKSGDRLEKALEAATKKGMQRYVYFDINKTMAACPDGEDCYDYLVSEAHKFALKYRCNGIILTGFYGTNNNSAYEEYMKNGSGIGYKNWLYDTVEYKFSTVSGVIRLSDNSIAVGIDAKDVWANASKNKKGSDTSAKYTAFYNGYADTKSFVEKGLTDFIVVNASGSLDNETVGFENVCSWWSNVAKSAKIPFYIVHHNEKIGTDEDGWGVEDQLLKQLAKADELDNYSGSVFYSEKSLEENPMGTTDTLTKYFNEQINVDSLFEDLEMTSPYYTNYSTDDTSVAFMGTFDENFDVYFDGEKLSLNEAGNFYFEKQLEVGMNTFVITHKGKTIYYNIERTINVLKSIGSSVAEGKTLKVDGGMAVSVLAVAYKGSYATATLGGTTIELTENAKSDVVDINSSYAAFTGKIVVPEGIVDEEQYLGNVEISASYAGYSRTYIGAEVIVNAVKLPDKNIEIIDKIPTDQSSFGTGEIVGRLSAAVSEDTSVTYVKLNKNFAYIYDGTNTDSVNPPNVGQLPEGTLDYYKSEWDEYYVTTSGKRFLKEDADLTSGVGMGENPLVVNAIGNMGGDSFIQMALEDRSSFTVTPIGNDYYSGYDGEFNLDDFTATHINITFDNITSVTALPDFDNCTVFSAGEWQQVDVDGVMKFRLVLKLRQPGVYAGNSATYDSEGNLLFKFEILTNDISNMTIVIDPGHGVTEYGYDDPGAIGHIEEAGANLAVAKLVESKLKALGVNVVRLKTESEFYDTKRRPYYARDYGCDLYIAIHSNKAGSESPRGTECYYYTSYSQPLAESLTRHVSSYFSNNVYSDGANCNRGAQYSYMWTTKQQDFPSVLIEMGFVSNYEDAMALANSTDQDGIAQAIVDGIKEYVTRSGVSSY